The Lewinellaceae bacterium genome has a segment encoding these proteins:
- a CDS encoding amidohydrolase family protein codes for MAQNPVPAPAQPNPICIVGATAHLGNGRVIENCLIAFDKGKITRVEANKGTENLDAYEVIEATGKHVYPGFIAANTDLGLVEIGAVRSTRDSREVGDLNPNVRSIIAYNTDSEIIPTVRNHGVLTAQICPEGGLISGSSSVVHLDAWNWEDAALKTDDGIHLNWPRPFSFNFRAGTVKKDEKYGEQLSALESLFAEAKAYAQKTAHDPQNLKFEAMRGLFNKSQSLFIHTDDAQSISLAVLFAKKYGLNAVIVGGYEAWRVTDLLKENNVPVILDLPHSLPQRADDNIDQPFKNPAMLEKAGVLFCLSIGGDWQVRNLSYQAGQAVAFGLDYEKALQSITLNAARILGVENRLGTIEVRKDATLFISSGDALDMRTSEVEKAFIQGRQISLEDKQKYLYRKFSEKYERGK; via the coding sequence ATGGCTCAAAACCCGGTACCCGCGCCTGCCCAGCCAAACCCCATTTGCATTGTCGGAGCAACGGCCCACCTGGGGAACGGACGTGTAATAGAAAACTGCCTGATTGCCTTTGATAAGGGGAAAATTACCCGCGTGGAAGCCAACAAGGGCACCGAAAACCTGGACGCATATGAGGTGATTGAAGCAACCGGGAAACATGTTTATCCGGGTTTTATTGCGGCCAATACAGACCTGGGGCTCGTTGAGATCGGAGCTGTTCGTTCCACAAGGGATTCCCGGGAAGTCGGTGATCTGAATCCTAATGTTCGTTCGATCATTGCCTATAATACCGATTCAGAAATAATTCCTACGGTTCGCAATCATGGTGTGTTAACGGCCCAGATTTGCCCGGAAGGCGGGTTGATTTCAGGGAGTTCCTCGGTGGTCCACCTGGATGCATGGAACTGGGAAGATGCCGCCCTAAAGACTGACGATGGCATTCATTTGAACTGGCCGCGTCCGTTCTCCTTTAACTTCAGGGCCGGAACCGTAAAAAAGGATGAAAAATACGGAGAGCAATTATCCGCTTTGGAAAGCCTTTTTGCAGAAGCCAAAGCTTATGCTCAGAAAACGGCCCATGATCCTCAAAATTTAAAATTTGAAGCGATGCGGGGGCTTTTTAACAAAAGTCAGTCCTTATTTATCCATACTGACGATGCGCAGTCCATTTCACTGGCCGTTTTATTTGCAAAGAAATACGGTCTAAACGCAGTCATTGTCGGAGGATACGAAGCCTGGCGGGTGACTGATCTGCTCAAAGAAAATAATGTTCCCGTCATACTGGATCTGCCCCATAGTCTGCCGCAGAGAGCTGATGACAACATAGACCAGCCCTTCAAAAACCCTGCCATGCTGGAAAAGGCAGGCGTTTTGTTTTGCCTAAGCATTGGAGGTGACTGGCAAGTTCGCAATCTGAGTTACCAGGCTGGCCAGGCCGTTGCTTTCGGACTCGACTATGAAAAAGCCCTTCAGTCCATAACGCTGAATGCTGCCCGCATTTTAGGGGTCGAAAACCGATTGGGGACCATTGAGGTCCGGAAAGATGCCACCCTTTTCATCAGTTCGGGTGACGCGCTGGATATGCGCACCAGCGAGGTGGAAAAGGCCTTTATCCAGGGCCGTCAGATCAGTCTGGAAGACAAGCAAAAATACCTCTACCGGAAGTTTAGCGAAAAATACGAACGAGGAAAATAG
- the ppk2 gene encoding polyphosphate kinase 2, whose protein sequence is MNTKKKTLAKRVYEKELANLQIELVKLQQWVHEKGLRVVVLFEGRDAAGKGGTITRITQNLNPRVCRVVALATPTEREKTQWYFQRYVAHLPAAGEMVLFDRSWYNRAGVERVMGYCTNEEYWDFLRACPKFERMLIHSGIIIIKYWFSVSEKEQEKRFQSRLKDPTKRWKLSNMDIESRKRWVEYSQAKDEMFSYTDTKYCPWYVVEADDKKRARLNCIAHLLSQVPYKDVKQKIVELPPREKGKGYVRTPIEEQNFVPEVY, encoded by the coding sequence ATGAATACAAAAAAGAAAACACTGGCAAAGAGAGTTTACGAAAAGGAATTGGCAAATCTCCAAATAGAATTGGTAAAACTTCAACAGTGGGTCCATGAAAAAGGGCTTCGGGTGGTCGTGCTTTTTGAGGGCAGGGATGCTGCAGGAAAAGGGGGCACCATCACCCGGATTACACAAAATCTGAATCCCAGGGTTTGCAGAGTGGTTGCCCTGGCCACACCTACTGAGAGAGAGAAGACACAATGGTATTTCCAACGTTATGTGGCTCATTTGCCTGCCGCCGGCGAAATGGTGCTTTTCGACAGGAGTTGGTACAACAGAGCCGGCGTGGAACGGGTTATGGGATACTGCACCAATGAGGAATACTGGGATTTTTTAAGAGCCTGCCCCAAATTTGAAAGGATGCTGATCCATTCCGGGATCATCATCATCAAATACTGGTTTTCAGTCAGCGAAAAAGAACAGGAAAAGCGATTCCAAAGCAGATTAAAAGACCCGACCAAAAGATGGAAATTAAGCAACATGGATATTGAATCCAGGAAAAGATGGGTCGAATATTCCCAGGCGAAAGACGAAATGTTCTCTTATACTGACACCAAATATTGCCCATGGTACGTCGTCGAGGCCGATGATAAAAAGAGAGCCCGGCTGAATTGCATCGCCCACCTCCTGAGCCAGGTTCCCTATAAGGATGTGAAACAGAAAATCGTCGAACTTCCTCCACGGGAGAAAGGCAAAGGTTACGTGCGTACACCGATCGAGGAACAGAATTTCGTTCCTGAGGTGTATTGA